A stretch of DNA from Cellulomonas fengjieae:
TGCCGACGCGGCGGGTGGGCCGGCTGCCCCCGATGGCCGACGTGCGCGCCGAGCCGAGCGCGGCCGTGGCCAGCCGGCTCGAGCTCGTCCGCCCGGTGCGGGTGGACCGCTCGGCGTCGGGGTCCGTGGCGGCGCCCTGCGCAGCGGCACGGTCGGGGCTCGCCTGGGCGACCCCCGTGCCGAGCAGCGACGTGGCGGACGCGGGTGCACCGGCGGGGGCCGTCGCGGTCTGCGGTGAGCCGCAGACGTTGCAGTAGCCGTCCTCGTAGGTGCCGGTGCAGCCGGGTTCGGTGCAGGCGGTCATCGGTGTCGTCCCTCCTGAGCTGCCGTCGGCAGGTCGCGGGTGAGGTACTCGTACTGCTCCACGAGGAAGCGGGTCAGGGTGAGGTCGCACGGGGTGACGGCGACGACCGCGCGGGCCTCGTCGTAGCCCGCACGGACCGTCGGTGAGGAGCTGCGGCCGTTCGCGTCGGCCGCGGCGTGCGCGCCCTCGAGCCGGTAGCGCAGCTCGGCGCGTTCGCGCAGCGGTGCGCTGTAGGCGTCGGCGACCGCGTCGAACGCCCGGCCCACCGCGGCGAGCCGGTCGACGAACGCGTCGAGCTCCGTGCGGGTCGTCGGCACCGCGCCCAGCCGGGACACGTCCGGCACCGCCAGGCGGGGAGGACGCGCGATCTCCCGGCGGCACCGCTGCGCCAGCTCGTGCAGCGTCGGCTCGCGCCGCTCCAGCGCGGCCATGGTCTCGGCGGCGTCGGCCCGGCCCTTCTCGAGCGTGCGCCGCTGGGACACCTGCACGATGAGGTCGCGCTCGGCCAGCGCCGCGCGCGCCTCGAGCTCGGCGAGCGGACCGGCCACGTCGGCACCGCGGGCCGCCTGGGCGGCCAGCTTCTGCTCGCGCGTGCGCAGCGTCGCGACCAGCTCGCGCGCCGTCGGGTCGATGCCCGCCAGGTCCTCGCAGCGCACCAGGCCCGCCCGCAGCCCGCGCAGCCGCGCTGCCTGGTCGGCGGTGTCCGGGTCGAACGACAGGCGGGCCCTGACCTGGGAGATCATCGCGTCGCACAGCGTGACCGCCTCGACCAGCGAGACCAGCGCGGCCCCGAGCCCCGAGTCCAGCCGGCCCCAGACCAGCTGCGACATCTTCTCCCGGTCGACCGCGTCGGCCCGGCCGGAGTCCCAGACCTCGACCAGCTCGTCCGTGCGGCTGCGGATGGCCTGCCACATGGTCAGCGCCAGGAGCACGTCGTCGGTGTAGCTCTCCGCGGCGGGCGACTCCTGCGCGGCGGTGTCCAGCCGGTCCAGCTCGGTGCGCCGGTGCGCCAGCCACGCCTCGAGCCCGCTGAGGTAGCGCAGCAGCTGCGGTGCGGGGATCGGCTCGCCGAGGCGGCCCGGCGCCTCTGGCGCGTCGGGTCCGCTCACCGGCCGTACACCGAGACCGGCGGGACGGGGGCGGGACCGAGGGCGCCGAGCCAGCGGTCGTAGGAGGCCGCCCAGGTGCCGTCCGCCTTCGACTGGTCGAGGACCCCGTTGACGAACCGGACGAGGTCCACCTGGTCGGCCGCGACGCCGATGCCGTACGGCTCCGCGCTGAACGCCTCACCGACGACCTTGGCGTACGGGTCCTGCGCGGCGAAGCCCGCGAGGATCGTGTCGTCGCCCGTGATCGCGTCGACCCTGCCCTGCTGGAACAGCACCAGGCAGCCCGTGTGCGTCGGGGCGCTGACGGCCGTGACGTCGGGGTACGTCTCCTCGAGGCGCTCCAGGGTCGTGGTCCCCTCCGGCGCGCAGACGCGCTCGCCGGCCAGGTCCTCGATGCCACCGGCGTCGGAGTCCCGAGTGACCAGCACCTTCTGCCCCGCGGTGAGGTACTCGGCGGAGAACGCGATGGTCTCCCAGCGCTCGCAGTTCACCGTGAACGCGCGCGCCACCAGGTCGACCTCGTGGCTCTCGAGCACCTCGAGCCGCTGGGCCGAGGTGATGACCCGGAACTGCAGGCGGTCCGGGTCGCCGAAGATGGCGGCCGAGACGGCGCGCAGCATGTCGACGTCGAAGCCCTCGATCTGTCCGGTCAGCGGGTTGCGTGAGCCCATCAGCAGGGTGTCCGCCGAGACCCCGACCCGCAGCGCGCCGCGCGCCCGGATGGCGTCGACGTTCGGCGCGGCCTCCCCGGGCACCGGGGCGTAGGACGTCGTGGACTCGTTGGCGTCGTCGCAGACGGGCGCGGCGGGGAGCGTGACGGACGCGGCCCGCTGCTGCGGCGCAGCCGGTGCCGCTGCCGGGGCGCCGGCGCAGCCCGCGAGGAGGGCGAGCGCGGCGACGGCGGCGCCCAGGGTGCGTGCGATGGTCGTGGTCACCGGTACTCCTCCACTCGGGTCGAGATGCCGCGCCAGGCCAGGGCCGCGGCCAGCACGCCCGCGACGAGCATCAGCCAGCCGACCAGGACGGATGACCCGCCGGAGCCGGACAGTGCGTCGTGCGTCTCGGCGGCGCTGGCCTCCAGGCTGCTGGACGCCGCGGTCGAGAACGTCTCGAAGACGTCGTTCGGGGCACCAGGCTCCTCGCTGACCGCGAGCGCGACCGCGGAGTCCCAGTCGCCGCCGTCGTCGAGGGCGCGGATCTCCTGGTGCGAGGTGACCCAGTCCTCGAGCAGCGGCGTCAGACCCGGATCGACGGTGTCCCGGGCGAGGAGCTCACGCGCCTCGTCGGTCTTGAGGACGAACTCCTCCTCGTACGCCGCCCCGGAGCCGCGCTTGATGAGCGTGAACGACTCCTGGGACTTCGCGTCGTTGGCCAGCGAGTACGCCTGGGACACCGCGACCGTGGCGTCGTACGGACCGTTGCGCGCGTCCCCCGCCTTCTGCGCGGCCGAGCCCAGCACCACGGCACCGCCGAGCGTGGCCGCGAGGGCCAGCACGGTGGCCCAGAACAGCCCCGCGTTCAGCCGGCGGTGCGTGCGCTTGGCCAGCCACACCTGCACGACGACGAGCAGCGCGAGCGCGACGACGCAGAGCGCGAGCAGCCACGGCACCGAGCCGACGGAGTTGAAGGAGCCGTCCACCCGGTCGGTGTTGGCCTGCACCAGCGCGTCGAGCTGCGGAAGCACGTCGGTGCGCAGCACCGAGGACGCCTGGTCGAGGTAGGCCGCCCCGACGGGGAAGCCCTGCCGGTTGTTGGCGCGCGCCTGCTCGACCAGCCCGGTGTACGTGGTCAGGCCGGCGGTCGCCTGGCCCAGCAGCTCCGCGTCGGCGGCGTTGGACCCGGCCAGCCGCGCGAGCCCGTTGGCGGCGGACGCGACGGCCTCGTCGTACCGCTCGCGCTGCTGCGGAGGCTCGAGCCCGCCGACCAGGAACGCGTTGGTCGCGGTGGCGTCGGCGACCACCAGGTCGTTGCGGACGTCCTGGATGCCCACCAGCTGCGTGGTGTCGGCGTCGGCGTCGGAGAGCGCCTGCGACTGCGCGAGGCCCGCGTTCAGGCCGATCACCCCGACGGCCGCGGCGGCGAGGACGGCGACCACGCCGGCGGCGCGCATCTTGCCCGGCGTGCGGCTCAGCAGCCCGCGCAGCCCGGTGCGGTGCGCCGGGGTCGCGGGGGTCGGCGACGCCGTCGGCGGGGTGATGGTCTGCGTCACGCGGACTCCTCGATGTGGTGGGGCGCGAGCGTGTCGGTGCCGTCCGGCTCGTGCGGCTCAGCCGGCTCGGCCGGCTCGGTCGGCGTGACCAGGTCCTCCGGGAGGAGCTGGCGCAGCTGGTCCACGGTCGGCTGCTCGACGTCCCGGAGGCGCCAGGCGTGCCGGGTGATCGCCTGGTCGAGCACGTTGCGGGCGTAGCGGCCGTTGCCGAACCCGGCGTCGCGGATCTGGAGCGAGGCCAGCTCCTCGAACCGCGCCAGGCACTCGGGCGTCGGGGCGAAGTCCGCCGCGGCGGCGGACCGCGCGAAGATCTCGCGCAGCTCGCCGTCCGAGTAGTCGTCGAACTCGACGGTCGTGGAGAAGCGGCTCTCGAGCCCGGGGTTGGTGGCCAGGAACGTCGCCATCGGAGCGGGATAGCCCGCCACGATCACCACGAGGTCGTCGCGGTGGTCCTCCATGTCCTTGACCAGCGTGTTCACCGCCTCGGCGCCGTACTGGTCCTCCGCCAGCCCGTAGGCCTCGTCGATGAACAGCACGCCGCCCAGCGCGGTGGCGACCACCTCCGACGTCTTGACCGCCGTCTGCCCGAGGTACCCGGCGACCAGCTCGGAGCGGTCCACCTCCACCAGGTGCCCCGTGCTCAGCAGCCCGAGCGCCCGGTAGATGCCCGCGACCAGCCGCGCGACCGTCGTCTTGCCCGTGCCGGGGTTGCCCAGGAACACCAGGTGCCGGGTCAGCGTCGGCGCGGTCAGACCGGCCTCGGTGCGCAGGCGCTCGACCCGCAGCAGCTGGGTCTGCTGACGGATCTCGCGCTTGACCCGGTCCAGGCCCACGAGCGCGTCGAGCTCGGCGAGCAGCTCCTCCAGGGTCTTGGCGGGCTTCTGCTCGGCGGCGGGCGGCGCGGCCGACGCCACCGTGCCCTGCGTCCGGACACCGCCCTCGGCCTCGGGCTCGGTCCCCGGAAGCGCCGGCAGGGCGAGCCCCGACAGGTCGAACGCGGGCAGGTCGAACGCGGGCACGTCGAACGCGGCCACGTCGAGCCTGGCCGCGTTCGCGGGCGCACCGGCGGCGGGCTCGGGACCACGGGCGGCCGCACGCTGCACCGCGGCCGTCGCGGACGCCCGGGCGATCACGTCGATCTCCGCGGGACCGAGGTCGCAGGCGGCGGAGACGACGTCGGCCAGGGCGGCGGCATAGCCCGCTGCCTGCGGTGTGCCGACGAGCCCGGCGAGCAGGTCCGTCGGGGAGGTACGCCAGCGGCGGGCGCTGGAGGCCGCCGCGAAGAACGCCCCGAACGTGGCCTCGGGCGCGCCCACCGCCGCGAGCCAGCCCGTGGCCGCACCGGGGATGGACTCGGCAACGGCAGCAGCGAGCCGCGCGCCCTCGTCACGCACGGCGTCGCCGTCCAGCCCGGCACCGGCGCCGGCCGCCACCAGCCCGTCGAGCGCCGCGGCCAGGGTCGCGCTCACGGCTGCTCCACCTGCGGGGTGTCGAGGCCGGCCTCCGGGGCCAGCGCGAGGGACGAGCCGCCGAACTTCTCCGCCAGGAACGCACCGTGGGCGACGAGGGCGTTGGCGTCCTCGCGCGAGACGGCGTCGGAGATCTTGTCCAGGGTGACGCCGAGCAGGTCCAGCTGGTCGCACAGCACCATCAGCGAGGTCTTGCCCTTGGAGACCACGCGACGGTCGGCGAAGTCACGCGGCAGGCGCAGGTACCCGCCGACGGCCTCCGGCAGGTAGCTGGTGGCCGTGGCGACCACGGTGTGGGCCTGCCGGCTGCCGGCTCCGAGGCGGTCGAGCCGCGGCGCCATGTCGTCGACCGTGCGGGTGATCCGCAGGACGCGTGCGGTGACGGCGGCCGGGACCTTGCCCGCGATCTGCTGCTCGACCCGGTGCGCGGACGCGACGATGTCGGCCGTCGTCGGCGCGGGAGGCGCCGCGGCGACGTCGGGCTCCTGCCGGCGCCCCCTCAGGCGTGCGAACCAGCTCATCCGAGGTCGAGCGAACCGCTCGCCACATCGGTGGTGTCGCCCCGCTTGACCCGGTCGAGGTAGCCGCGGGCCTTCGTCGTCTCCGTCTCGAGCACGCCGATGGTGGTGGCCATCGAATCGAGCGCCTTGACCTTGAAGGTGTCGATCGAGTCCATGGTCGCGTAGATGTCCGAGAACGCCTGCTGCAGCTGCGGCAGGCCGACGGTCGCGCCGGCGGCCTGCTCCTGGATGCCGGCCGACTGCTCCTTGAGCATCTTGGCGGTCGACGCGATCAGCCCGGTGGTCGTGGTGTTCAGCGCCGTGATCTGGTCGAGGACGAGCCGCTGGTTGTTCAGCGCCTGGGCGACGATGACCGCGGTGCGCAGGGCGGCGACGGTGGTGGTCGTCGCGCGGTCGACGCCCTTGATGAGCTCGACGTTGTTCTTGATGATGATGTCGATCGCCAGGTAGCCCTGGATCGAGACGGCGAGCTGCGTGAGCAGGTCCTGGTGCTTCTGGCGCACGTAGAACAGGACGTCCTCGCGCAGCGACTTGGCGCGTGCGGGGTCCGTCGCGTCGAGCTCCGCGATGGTCGCCGACAGGCGCGTGTCGAGCGACTCCGCCACGTAGATGTACTGGTGCAGGCGGGCCATCGTGTCCCAGAGGTGCTGCTTCTCCAGGTTGAGCGCGGCGTTGTCCTTGCGCAGCTCGTCCTGGCCGTTGTAGAGCGCCCGCACGATCCCGTCGATCTGCTTCTGCGAGCTCTCGTAGCGGCGGAAGTAGTCGGTGATGGAGTCGCCGAACGGGATGAGCCCGAGCAGCTTCTTGCCGATCGTGGCCTCGCTGGGGTCCAGGCTCTCGACGGTCTTGCGCAGGTCGAGAAGAGACTTGCTCACCTGCGACGTCCCGGAGACGCCGCCCTCGCGCAGCTCCTTGACGGGCATCTGGAGCAGCCGGTTGGACGTCTCGGCGGCGGCCCGGATGTCGGTGTCACCCATCGTGCGGATGTCGTCGGCCTTGCCCGCCAGCTCGGGCGAGCCCACCTGCGCGGCCATCAGGCCCTCGACGTACGAGCTGACCTTGGCGTCGAGACCGGGCAGAGCGGCCTCGGGGATCTGCGGAGCCATCGCCGGGGCCTGCGTGGTGGCCACCGGGGAGACCGGGGCAGGGGCCTCGAGCGCGAACACGGACTGCGGTGCGGGGGGCCGCAGGGGAGCTGCGTCGGTCATCGTCGTCCTTCACGTCCAGCTCGGCGCCGAGGGCGGATCGCCCGCTCCTCAATGGTCATGGAATGGTCAAATCGTCCTCACGGGACACTAGCACGCGGTGCACATGACAGCGCTGGTCAGGCGGCATTCGGCCGACGTTTTCGCCTCCTGGCGAACGCGCGCGGGCGCGTCTTGGGGCAAGATGGGCGACCGACGACGAGCCCGGAGGTTCTCCTGTGTCCCCTGACCAGAACGCATCCCTCGACGAGCGACTGCGACGCCTCGGCATCGCCCAGGACCTGCAGCGCGCGGTCGCTGCCGGGATCGACAAGCTCCCCGTGAGCGAGGAGACCAAGACCTCGCTGACGTCGAAGAGCGCCACAGCCGTCGTGGTGGTCGGTGAGACCGGCGTCGCGCTGGCCAAGGGCGCGGTCACCGCGGCCAAGGACGGCGCCGAGACGTTCCAGCGGACCCGCCAGGAGTACGCGAGCGCGTCGGCCGGCGCGGAGCCCGGAACCCCGACCGACGCCCCGACCGACGCCTCCGGACAGGCTGCCGCTGCCGCGCCCACCGACGCGGTAGGGGACGAGGTGTCGGAGGAGGACGTGACCACCCGCCTCGAGCGCCTCAGCCAGCTGCACCACGACGGCCACCTCACCGACCTGGAGTACGCGGAGGCCAAGGCGAGGGTCATCGCCGGGCGCTAGTGGTGACTGTCGACGGGCTCCGGCCGGCGACCAGGGCGGACGTCGACGCCATCCACGCCCTGCGCCGGTCGCTGGAGGACTGGATGGCCGCCCGCGGCATCGTGCAGTGGCCGCCGGGCTCGCTCCCCCGGGAACGCATCGCCGCGCAGGTCGACGCGGGCCAGTGGCACGTCCTGGTCGACGACCTCCGCGTCGTCGGCACCGTCCGCCTGCTGTGGGCGGACCCCGACTTCTGGGGCGACGACGACACGCCCGCGGTCTACGTGCACGGGCTCATGGTGGACCGGGCCGCCACGGGCCGCGGGATCGGCACCGCGCTCCTCGACTGGGCCGCGGCCCAGGGGCGCGCCGCAGGCGTGGGCCTGTTCCGGCTCGACTGCCGGACCACCAACCCCGCGCTGCGCGCCTACTACGAGGGCTACGGGTTCCAGGCGGTCGGCCAGCGCGACTTCGCCGACTTCTCCTGCACACTGCTCGAGCTGCGTGTGGGCGCCGCTTCGTAGAGTCGGAGCATGACCGATCGGACCTACCCGCAGGGCGTGCCGTCCTGGGTGGACATCGAGCAGGCGGACGTCGAGGCGGCGCTTGCGTTCTACTCCGCCGTGCTGGGCTGGACGTTCCACGAGGCGGCCCCGCCCGGCTCGCCGACGCGCTACGTGATCGCGCAGGTCGACGGCCTCGACGTGGCGGGCGTCGGCAGCGCGGGCTCCGCCGGGCCCGACTGGCACACCTACGTCTCCGTCGCTGACGTCGGGGTCACGCTCGACCGGGTCAGGGCCGCGGGCGGCCAGGTCACCGTCGGCCCGACCGTCGCCGGTGAGGGCGGCACCTGGGCGGAGCTCACCGACCCGTCCGGCGCGCTCCTGCGCCTGTGGCAACCCCGACGCCGCCTGGGGGCGCAGGTCGTCAACGCGCCCGGCACCTGGAACTTCAGCGACCTGCACGCCGACGACCCGGCGACCGCGTTCTACTCGACGGTGCTCGGCTGGCAGTTCGACGAGGTGGACTTCGGGACGATGATCCGGGTGCCCGGCTACGGCGACCACCTGGCCGCGACCAGCGACCCCGACATCTACGCGCGCCAGGCCGCCGTCGCGGTCCCGCCCGGGTTCGCCGACGCCATCGGCTGGGTCGCCCCCGCGGACGCGGACCGGCCGGCGCACTGGCACGTGTCGTTCGCGGTCGCAGACCGGGACCGGACGGCGCAGCTCGCGGTGGCGCACGGTGGCCAGGTGCTCGGGACCCAGGACACGCACTGGGCCCGCACGGTGACGGTCCGGGACCCGCAGGGCGCCGTGTTCACCGCGAGCCAGTTCACGCCCCCGGAGTGACGGTCCCATCGGCAAAGAGCACGGCCAGGTCGGCCTGGATGCGGACGTGCTGCTCCAGGAACGCGCGCTCGTCCAGCCGCTTGCGCCGCAGCCACCCGGTGACCTCGTCGTTGCACTTGCTCGCGTTGCACGACCCGCAGGCCGGGGCGATGTTGTCGAGCGTGTAGCGGCCTCCGCGAGAGATGGGCAGCACGCAGTCGCGCTGCAGCGGCCGGTCCGTGGCGCCGCAGTACGCGCACCCGCCCCACGCCGACGTCAGCGCGGCCCACTGCGCGGGGCTGAGGTCGTGCTCCACCGCCGCCATCCGGCGCTGGCGGCGCTTGGCGTACCGGACCTGACGTGTGCGGTTGGCCGGCATGCGGCCCAGGGTAGACACGTCGGGCAGCAACATCCGGGAGCCACGTCCGGGACCGGGGCGGTCCGGCACGGCTGTCCGTCACAGGAGCTGCTGGCCGCCGTCGATGTCGACGGTCGAGCCGGTCACGGCGGTGTTCGCCATGAGATGGACGGCGAGCTCCGCGACGTCCTCGGCGCCGACCACGCGACCGATCGGCAGCGTGTCCCGCAGCTCCTGGCGGCGCTCGTCGAGCCGGTCGCCCAGGAGCGACGCCGACAACGGCGTGTCGACGAAGCCCGCGGCGATCAGGTTCACCCGCACCGGCCTGACCTCGAGCGCCAGGTTGGCGACGATGGCGGGCAGCGCCGCGGTGGCGGCCGCGATGATCCCCAGGCCGACCCCCGCGTGGCGCGCACCGGTGCCCCCCATGAACAGCAGAGTCCCGCCGGCCCGCATCCGGGGCGCCGCGAGCCGGGCGAGCCGGAACGGCAGCAGCAGGTGCTCGTCGAGGTTGCGGCCGGCCTGCGCGAAGTCCATCTCCGCCAGGGGCGCGTAGTACGGGCGCCCGGCCGTGACCATCACGTGGTCGACCGGCGTGGGCAGCCCGGCGACGAACGCCTCCAGGGCGGCGGGGTCGGCCGCGTCGAACGCGGCGTGGCGCACGCCCCCGAGCTCGTCCGCCGCAGCCGCCAGCCGCTCCGGGTCCCGCGCGGTGAGCACCACCTCGGCGCCCTCGGCGCGGGCCAGCCGCGCGACCGCGAGCCCGATGCCGGCGCTGCCGCCGAGGACGACCACGGTCTGGCCGCCGAGGCGGCCGGTCACGCGTCGCCCCCCGCCCCGACCTCGTGCGTCGCCTCGGCGATGACACCCAGCAACGTCTTCAGGGCGGCGTTGTAGATCTCCGAGAACGACGGGAACGGCTGGATGGTGTCGCGCAGCACGTCGAGCGGCACCCGGGCGCGGATCGCGAGCGTCGCCTGCTGCAGCCACTCCCCCGCCTCGGCACCCAGCGCGTAGGCGCCGGTCAGCCGGTCACCGTCGGACAGCAGGGTGAGGAAGCCGTTGGACTCCGCGTAGGCACGCGTGTAGGTGGCGGTGCGCGGCACGTCCGCGAGCGCCGCCGTGGCGCTGAACCTGGCCTCGGTCGCGCCGACGGCCGCCGCCTCGGGGTCGGTGTAGACCACCCGCGGGACCGCGTCGTAGCTCGCCGTCCGCGGCTGCCCCAGGATGTTGGCCGCCGCGACGTCACCCTGGTACTTGCCCACGTGCGTGAACAGCAGCAGGCCCGTCACGTCGCCCACCGCCCACAGCCGGTCCCCGGCACGCATCGCGTCGTCGACGGGGATACCGGGCCCCTCGGGGTCGATGCCGACGCTCTCCAGACCGATGCCCCGGGTACGCGGCCGCCGGCCGGTGGCCACCAGCAGGCGGTCGCCCCGCAGCTCGCGTCCGCCGTCGAGCGTGAGGACGTACTCCCCATCC
This window harbors:
- a CDS encoding glutamate ABC transporter substrate-binding protein, encoding MTTTIARTLGAAVAALALLAGCAGAPAAAPAAPQQRAASVTLPAAPVCDDANESTTSYAPVPGEAAPNVDAIRARGALRVGVSADTLLMGSRNPLTGQIEGFDVDMLRAVSAAIFGDPDRLQFRVITSAQRLEVLESHEVDLVARAFTVNCERWETIAFSAEYLTAGQKVLVTRDSDAGGIEDLAGERVCAPEGTTTLERLEETYPDVTAVSAPTHTGCLVLFQQGRVDAITGDDTILAGFAAQDPYAKVVGEAFSAEPYGIGVAADQVDLVRFVNGVLDQSKADGTWAASYDRWLGALGPAPVPPVSVYGR
- a CDS encoding AAA family ATPase, with translation MSATLAAALDGLVAAGAGAGLDGDAVRDEGARLAAAVAESIPGAATGWLAAVGAPEATFGAFFAAASSARRWRTSPTDLLAGLVGTPQAAGYAAALADVVSAACDLGPAEIDVIARASATAAVQRAAARGPEPAAGAPANAARLDVAAFDVPAFDLPAFDLSGLALPALPGTEPEAEGGVRTQGTVASAAPPAAEQKPAKTLEELLAELDALVGLDRVKREIRQQTQLLRVERLRTEAGLTAPTLTRHLVFLGNPGTGKTTVARLVAGIYRALGLLSTGHLVEVDRSELVAGYLGQTAVKTSEVVATALGGVLFIDEAYGLAEDQYGAEAVNTLVKDMEDHRDDLVVIVAGYPAPMATFLATNPGLESRFSTTVEFDDYSDGELREIFARSAAAADFAPTPECLARFEELASLQIRDAGFGNGRYARNVLDQAITRHAWRLRDVEQPTVDQLRQLLPEDLVTPTEPAEPAEPHEPDGTDTLAPHHIEESA
- a CDS encoding toxic anion resistance protein, translated to MTDAAPLRPPAPQSVFALEAPAPVSPVATTQAPAMAPQIPEAALPGLDAKVSSYVEGLMAAQVGSPELAGKADDIRTMGDTDIRAAAETSNRLLQMPVKELREGGVSGTSQVSKSLLDLRKTVESLDPSEATIGKKLLGLIPFGDSITDYFRRYESSQKQIDGIVRALYNGQDELRKDNAALNLEKQHLWDTMARLHQYIYVAESLDTRLSATIAELDATDPARAKSLREDVLFYVRQKHQDLLTQLAVSIQGYLAIDIIIKNNVELIKGVDRATTTTVAALRTAVIVAQALNNQRLVLDQITALNTTTTGLIASTAKMLKEQSAGIQEQAAGATVGLPQLQQAFSDIYATMDSIDTFKVKALDSMATTIGVLETETTKARGYLDRVKRGDTTDVASGSLDLG
- a CDS encoding GNAT family N-acetyltransferase produces the protein MVTVDGLRPATRADVDAIHALRRSLEDWMAARGIVQWPPGSLPRERIAAQVDAGQWHVLVDDLRVVGTVRLLWADPDFWGDDDTPAVYVHGLMVDRAATGRGIGTALLDWAAAQGRAAGVGLFRLDCRTTNPALRAYYEGYGFQAVGQRDFADFSCTLLELRVGAAS
- a CDS encoding VOC family protein translates to MTDRTYPQGVPSWVDIEQADVEAALAFYSAVLGWTFHEAAPPGSPTRYVIAQVDGLDVAGVGSAGSAGPDWHTYVSVADVGVTLDRVRAAGGQVTVGPTVAGEGGTWAELTDPSGALLRLWQPRRRLGAQVVNAPGTWNFSDLHADDPATAFYSTVLGWQFDEVDFGTMIRVPGYGDHLAATSDPDIYARQAAVAVPPGFADAIGWVAPADADRPAHWHVSFAVADRDRTAQLAVAHGGQVLGTQDTHWARTVTVRDPQGAVFTASQFTPPE
- a CDS encoding HNH endonuclease: MPANRTRQVRYAKRRQRRMAAVEHDLSPAQWAALTSAWGGCAYCGATDRPLQRDCVLPISRGGRYTLDNIAPACGSCNASKCNDEVTGWLRRKRLDERAFLEQHVRIQADLAVLFADGTVTPGA
- a CDS encoding SDR family oxidoreductase produces the protein MTGRLGGQTVVVLGGSAGIGLAVARLARAEGAEVVLTARDPERLAAAADELGGVRHAAFDAADPAALEAFVAGLPTPVDHVMVTAGRPYYAPLAEMDFAQAGRNLDEHLLLPFRLARLAAPRMRAGGTLLFMGGTGARHAGVGLGIIAAATAALPAIVANLALEVRPVRVNLIAAGFVDTPLSASLLGDRLDERRQELRDTLPIGRVVGAEDVAELAVHLMANTAVTGSTVDIDGGQQLL